One region of Microbacterium sufflavum genomic DNA includes:
- a CDS encoding HpcH/HpaI aldolase family protein, with translation MPLRLAPSFRAQLAESDRPFVGMWVCSGSPLLAEVAAGSGLDWLLIDMEHSANTLESVLLQLQAVAAYPVTPLVRAPFNDAVALKQILDLGAQNLIVPMVSSAEEARAAVSATRYPPEGVRGVGSALARSARWNRVERYLQESAQHTSLTVQIETTAGVEAAADIAAVDGVDAVFVGPSDLSASMGLLGQQTHPDVVAAVERVFTAVHDAGKPVGVNAFDPAAADAYLAAGADFVAVGADVALLARASEALATRFIGTDGTPRSSY, from the coding sequence ATGCCGCTTCGTCTAGCCCCGTCGTTCCGCGCACAGCTCGCGGAGTCCGACCGGCCGTTCGTGGGGATGTGGGTGTGCTCCGGCAGCCCGCTGCTCGCCGAGGTGGCGGCGGGCTCCGGCCTGGACTGGCTCCTGATCGACATGGAGCACTCTGCCAACACGCTCGAGTCGGTGCTCCTCCAGCTCCAGGCGGTCGCGGCGTACCCGGTCACCCCGCTCGTGCGAGCCCCCTTCAACGATGCGGTCGCGCTGAAGCAGATCCTCGACCTCGGCGCGCAGAATCTGATCGTGCCGATGGTCTCGTCCGCCGAGGAGGCCCGCGCCGCCGTGTCCGCGACCCGCTACCCGCCGGAGGGGGTGCGCGGCGTCGGCAGCGCCCTGGCCCGCAGCGCCCGGTGGAACCGCGTCGAGCGCTACCTGCAGGAGTCGGCGCAGCACACCTCGCTCACGGTGCAGATCGAGACGACCGCGGGGGTGGAGGCCGCGGCCGACATCGCGGCGGTCGACGGCGTCGATGCCGTGTTCGTCGGCCCGTCCGACCTGTCCGCGTCGATGGGGCTGCTCGGCCAGCAGACGCATCCCGACGTCGTCGCCGCGGTGGAACGGGTGTTCACGGCCGTGCACGACGCCGGGAAGCCGGTGGGCGTGAACGCGTTCGACCCCGCCGCGGCCGACGCCTACCTCGCGGCGGGCGCGGACTTCGTGGCGGTGGGCGCCGACGTGGCGCTGCTCGCGCGGGCGTCCGAGGCTCTGGCCACGCGCTTCATCGGCACGGACGGCACACCGCGCTCCAGCTACTGA
- a CDS encoding fumarylacetoacetate hydrolase family protein: MLSEETIAQIAAELAEADRTHGVIPRITARYPEATVEDSYAIQGVWRDSQVAAGRRLVGRKIGLTSKAMQQATGITEPDYGVMFDDTVYESGAEIPTAHFSNVRIEVELAFVLKEPLEGPDCTLDDALAAIDYAVPALEVLNSHIELEGRTIVDTISDNAAYGAMVLGTVRKRPDEVDLRWVPGVLSRNGEIEETGVAAGVLGHPATGVAWLANKFHQHGARLEPGEIILAGSFTRPMWVSRGDEVLCDYGPMGTITCRFV; this comes from the coding sequence ATGCTGTCTGAGGAGACGATCGCGCAGATCGCGGCGGAGCTCGCCGAGGCCGACCGCACGCACGGCGTGATCCCGCGCATCACCGCGCGGTATCCGGAGGCCACCGTCGAGGACTCGTACGCGATCCAGGGTGTGTGGCGCGACTCGCAGGTCGCGGCGGGGCGCCGGCTGGTGGGCCGCAAGATCGGGCTGACCTCGAAGGCCATGCAGCAGGCGACGGGCATCACCGAGCCCGACTACGGCGTCATGTTCGACGACACCGTCTACGAGTCCGGCGCCGAGATCCCGACCGCGCACTTCTCGAACGTGCGCATCGAGGTCGAGCTCGCCTTCGTGCTGAAGGAACCCCTGGAGGGTCCGGACTGCACGCTGGACGACGCCCTGGCCGCGATCGACTACGCGGTCCCCGCGCTGGAGGTGCTCAACTCGCACATCGAGCTGGAGGGCCGCACGATCGTCGACACGATCAGCGACAACGCCGCCTACGGGGCGATGGTGCTGGGGACCGTGCGCAAGCGCCCCGATGAGGTCGATCTGCGCTGGGTGCCCGGTGTGCTGTCGCGCAACGGCGAGATCGAGGAGACGGGCGTGGCCGCCGGCGTCCTCGGGCACCCCGCCACCGGCGTCGCGTGGCTCGCGAACAAGTTCCACCAGCACGGCGCGCGGCTGGAGCCTGGCGAGATCATCCTGGCAGGATCGTTCACGCGCCCGATGTGGGTGTCGCGCGGCGACGAGGTGCTGTGCGACTACGGACCGATGGGAACCATCACATGCCGCTTCGTCTAG